The following are encoded in a window of Cucurbita pepo subsp. pepo cultivar mu-cu-16 chromosome LG12, ASM280686v2, whole genome shotgun sequence genomic DNA:
- the LOC111806985 gene encoding uncharacterized protein LOC111806985 has translation MDCNKDEAIKAREIAEKKMESKDFTGARKLVLKAQQLNPDAENISQMLMVCDVHCAAEKKLLGNEMDWYAILQIEQTANEATIRKQYRKYALLLHPDKNKFIGAEAAFKLVGEAQRVLLDQEKRRLHDMRRRPAIPYQPPHRAAPSFNVGVQANFRSNFTSFIPQHQPPQQQGHSGFSHNRATFWTVCPFCSVRYQYYKEVVNRSLCCQNCKKPFVAYDMELQGAHPQPMSNLNQTSFFQQQSSFNHKADTGRPGNSQSDKRRRTRSTSAAASEKFTGKKKRKQTSESSESFDTGTSSDQEENVVTDEDSRKDVGCSGEQRQRRSVRSRQKVSYNENVSDDDNDDFVITPKKSKRRKSSIVSDDDVEEVYVDGASKINNHYRSVDLDADRKEVNKQENHCSERNLSNRNKGSKKASHKETADKDVSQGSTESAGDPKCNFLSCSDPDFHDFDKLRNRECFALGQIWAMYDDIDTMPRFYAWIKKVFPSGFKVQITWLEPEVTDDGRRKCVDKEMPISCGEFVFGATETMTDCGSMFSHVVSWDKGCRKDSFKIYPRKGEIWALFKNWDENSNCDSNSRYEYEFVETLSEFTEEAGVDVAFLAKVKGFSCLFCRTVKEGGKPVRVPAAELFRFSHRIPSFPLTGDEREDVPEDSLELDPAALPPNVPEIVIPVQLKEMAAAADIKTGLRSESDDANVPVASSGEAYEIPDPEFHNFDVDKSSEKFSIGQVWALYSDEDALPRYYGLIKKITREPRFEVKLTWLESSSLPNDTIEWHDKGMLIPCGRFRTQRRTTMHCCTSTDPFSHLVRTDSAPNSGFSIFPRTGEVWALYKNWTPEIRSSDLEKCEYDIAEVIDDDDSHKEVMVLKRVDGHNSIFKAQTKNDGSTLTMTIPQAELLRFSHQIPAFRLTDELGGSLRGCLELDPAALPIYYFS, from the coding sequence atggaTTGCAACAAAGATGAAGCCATTAAAGCAAGGGAGATTGctgagaagaagatggaaagcAAAGATTTCACGGGGGCTCGTAAGCTTGTTCTCAAGGCTCAACAGCTAAATCCGGACGCAGAGAATATTTCGCAAATGCTCATGGTTTGTGATGTGCATTGTGCGGCAGAGAAGAAGCTTTTAGGGAATGAGATGGATTGGTATGCCATCCTTCAGATCGAGCAAACAGCAAATGAGGCGACGATTAGGAAGCAATATCGGAAGTATGCTCTTCTACTTCATCctgataaaaacaaatttattggTGCGGAAGCTGCTTTCAAGTTGGTTGGTGAAGCTCAACGAGTGCTGTTGGACCAAGAGAAACGCCGATTGCATGATATGAGACGCAGACCAGCTATACCGTATCAACCTCCACATAGAGCTGCTCCATCCTTTAATGTCGGGGTTCAAGCTAATTTCAGAAGCAACTTTACGAGCTTCATTCCTCAGCATCAGCCGCCTCAACAGCAAGGACACTCAGGGTTCAGTCATAATCGCGCGACGTTTTGGACTGTCTGTCCATTTTGTTCAGTGAGGTACCAGTACTATAAAGAAGTGGTTAATAGATCACTATGCTGTCAGAATTGCAAGAAGCCCTTTGTTGCATATGATATGGAACTACAAGGGGCTCACCCTCAACCCATGTCGAACTTGAACCAGACATCATTTTTCCAGCAGCAGAGTTCCTTCAATCACAAGGCTGATACAGGACGCCCGGGAAACTCTCAGTCTGACAAGCGTCGGAGGACACGCAGCACCTCGGCTGCTGCTTCAGAAAAATTCActggtaaaaagaaaaggaagcaGACTTCTGAATCTAGTGAGAGTTTTGATACGGGAACCAGCTCCGATCAAGAGGAAAATGTTGTTACTGATGAAGATAGCAGAAAGGATGTTGGTTGCTCGGGAGAGCAACGTCAGCGTAGATCGGTTCGAAGCAGGCAGAAGGTTTCTTACAATGAGAATGTAAGTGATGATGACAACGATGACTTTGTGATCActccaaaaaaatcaaagagaagaaaatcatcaaTCGTTTCTGACGACGACGTTGAAGAAGTATATGTAGATGGGGCATCTAAAATCAATAACCATTACAGATCTGTTGATTTGGATGCTGATCGGAAGGAAGTAAATAAGCAAGAAAATCATTGCTCTGAACGGAATTTATCGAATAGAAACAAGGGAAGTAAGAAGGCGAGTCATAAAGAAACGGCAGATAAGGATGTTTCTCAGGGAAGCACGGAGTCAGCTGGTGATCCCAAgtgtaattttctttcatgttctGATCCCGATTTCCATGATTTTGATAAACTGCGGAATCGAGAATGTTTTGCTCTCGGGCAGATCTGGGCTATGTATGATGATATTGATACTATGCCTAGATTCTATGCTTGGATCAAGAAAGTGTTTCCTTCTGGATTCAAGGTCCAAATCACTTGGCTCGAGCCAGAAGTAACCGATGATGGCCGAAGAAAATGTGTCGATAAAGAAATGCCAATTTCCTGTGGTGAGTTTGTTTTCGGAGCAACTGAAACCATGACAGATTGTGGTTCGATGTTTTCTCATGTTGTTTCCTGGGACAAAGGCTGTCGTAAAGACAGTTTCAAGATTTATCCAAGGAAAGGGGAAATTTGGGCTCTCTTCAAGAACTGGGATGAGAACAGTAACTGTGATTCCAATAGCCGATACGAGTATGAGTTTGTTGAGACATTATCGGAATTTACCGAAGAAGCTGGTGTCGATGTTGCATTCTTAGCTAAGGTGAAAGGCTTTTCGTGTCTCTTTTGTCGAACAGTCAAGGAAGGAGGAAAACCAGTTAGAGTCCCTGCAGCTGAGTTGTTCAGATTTTCGCATCGGATTCCTTCGTTTCCACTCACCGGTGACGAACGAGAGGATGTTCCAGAAGATTCTTTGGAACTTGACCCAGCTGCTCTTCCCCCCAATGTTCCTGAAATTGTGATCCCTGTGCAATTAAAAGAGATGGCCGCTGCTGCTGATATTAAGACAGGTCTCCGGTCTGAGAGCGATGATGCTAATGTACCTGTAGCTTCGTCGGGCGAGGCTTATGAGATTCCAGATCCTGAATTTCACAACTTCGACGTTGACAAATCTTCTGAGAAGTTCAGCATTGGTCAGGTCTGGGCACTGTACAGTGACGAGGATGCCTTGCCGAGGTACTATGGTCTGATCAAGAAGATAACTCGTGAACCACGGTTCGAAGTGAAGTTGACGTGGCTCGAGTCCTCATCCCTGCCAAATGACACTATCGAATGGCACGATAAAGGCATGCTGATTCCTTGTGGGAGATTTAGAACTCAAAGGAGAACTACCATGCACTGCTGCACTTCCACCGATCCCTTTTCACATCTGGTTAGAACTGATTCTGCTCCTAACAGTGGCTTCTCCATCTTCCCTAGAACTGGTGAAGTTTGGGCATTATACAAGAACTGGACTCCTGAAATCAGATCTTCAGATTTAGAAAAATGTGAATACGATATAGCAGAAGTCATCGACGACGACGATTCACATAAAGAAGTTATGGTCTTGAAACGCGTCGATGGCCATAACTCGATCTTCAAGGCTCAAACCAAAAACGATGGTTCCACACTCACTATGACAATTCCTCAAGCCGAGCTTCTACGATTCTCTCATCAGATACCTGCTTTTCGGTTGACAGACGAGCTGGGTGGTAGCTTGAGAGGTTGCTTGGAACTTGACCCTGCCGCTTTaccaatatattatttttcttga